TGCTAAGCATGGCAGATGGAATCTCTCTTGGGGCTTTGGGCACAGAGGATTGCTTAAACTCAATCTTCACTCAGCACCCTCTCCTTCTCTGAGGCCGGTCTCATAGTGCGTGGTTCAAGTCTCCAGCCTTCTAAGCATAGGGTTGGCCTTTCTGGACTGACAGGTCTCTGATCTCCTTATCAAACACCGGCAAAAGTCCAACCACGAGTCATCTAGTTCATTAGCAGCTACTCTCAGGAACCCAGCATGAAGAACCCCAACAAgagaacctcactgccatccatcaaTGCTAAAACAACAACAtgctaactcagagcaaccctacaggacagggcagaactgccccccatgAATGTCCAAGACTGGACTTCTTGACGGGAGTaggaaaccctgtctttctcccgcttgagtgtggctggtggtttcaaactctggaCCTGGTGAGTCGAagcccaacatttaaccactGCCAAGGCTCCGTGGATAGCAAAGGACTCTCCAAATACCGTCTCTCAGAAAACAGCTCTACCATGTAGAGGTGGCCACTCGGGAACTGAAGACAAGAGCCAGTTCATCTTTCCATGGGATTAGAGGGAGGCTGCCACTCCAGACACTTTTTTGCCCTAGGTATAGGGGCAGATGGAGGTCCAGACAGAGTCCAAGTGGGTCGAGGCCCTATGCAGGAAACAAACACATTACCTAAAACCAGTTGGAAGTGGGTGCAGAGGACTCTGAAGGTGGCGGGTATGGATGAGAGTCAGGGCCCTGGACCATCCTTGCCATTGTTGAGTTCACTGACTCAATGCTTGTAGctccacacccaccccacccaagcaGAGAACGGTTCTTTTGAATAATTGCCCAGTCCAGAATTCTAGAAACAACCCATTCCATCTCAACCATACTCTAGAATGTGTTTTATTATCGCTTTGTTAGAGAATCATGCCAGGCCTGCCCTCAGATGTCTTAGAAATCCCAGCAGTCCAGGCTCCAGAAAGGCTCCACCAGCCAGTGGCCTAGCTGTCCATCTTCAGCTGCAGGAAACGAGAGGGGCCAAGGCTGAGCAACAGGAGGGAGGCAGCAGACGTGGAGAGAGGGCTGGTGACATGGCAGGGTGTAAGGTCCCCGTCCCAGGGGGACCCGGGATCCAGGGCTCCTGCTTGCCACACCCATCTTTTCCTGATCTCCCTTTGGGTTAGGGAGGGTCTTTACCTGGCACAGAACCTAGAAATGGGTGAGCTGAGGCACTGGGACTTCGCGCCCCGAACCTTCAACCTCACAACAAACATCTTCTGGGGGCCATATGAATCAGGGCAGCAGAGCTCAAAGCAGGGCCAGAAGGTGCACTTAGGGCCACAAAGGTGCGTCTGGTTCAGGAGCCTGAGGACCCCGGAATCACAGCATTGCTCCAAGGGGTTGTAGATCTCTTCCCCACACTGGGGCGCCGGGCGGCAAGACCACAGCCCTGGCATAGTGTGGTCAGCTGGGGAACACAGATTGTGTATTGGTTCTGAGAAAGCCAAGCCTCCCCCACGCTGTGGTTCTGTGTGCGCCGTCCCCCTccgccctccccaccctcactcaCACCCCAAGAGGTGCCTTTTCTCACCTCACTCCCCTCGTCCTCACCTGTGATTACACCTGTACCTGCCCACAGGAAGGTGAGGACGCCAACAGCAGCTGTGTGGGAGGAAGGCTGATGAGGATGAGGCTGGATTTGCTCGCGGGCTAAGCTTCAGGAAACAAAGCTCCTCACAATTGGGTCAGTGGGCAGCATCGTGACCAACGGAGACCAGATTGAAGTCGTCGCAAATTTTGCTCGACTGGGACCCGCCATCAAcaccatggaagcagcggtcgagACATTAAAATGACATAGCCCATAGGTAGATCCGCTGCAAGAGAGCTCTCCTAGCTATGCAGAAGCAAAGACCTCACATTGAGGACTCAAgcatgcttgacccaagccacggaGCGTCCAATCACCTCATCTGTGTTTGGAAGCTGGATGTTGACTAGAAAGGGCGccttggtgaagaatgctgactaTACCACGGCCTTGGAGAAGACCAAACAAACCTCTCTTGGacaaagtacggccagaatttcTGCTCCTTCGAGACAAAGATGGCCAGACTTCACCGCATATACTTTGAgatgtgatcaggagggaccagtccctggagaagggcatagtgcttggtagaggggtagtgaaaaagaggaagatcctcactaTAAGGGTtggccaacatgatcgctgaagacaaagcaggtgcatgagcaaatgtggtgaagagagcggagggtgcccggctatcaaaagacatagtgtctggggtcttaaagacttgaagttaaacaagtggccattcagcagggaagtaaataagcccacatggaagaagtacaccagcctgtgtgatcatgaggtgtcgacaggatcaggtatcaaaagatccaacacTAACAACTACAGTGATGTGAACaaagggtttggagtggagacccaaagtccatctgtagacaattggacatccccccacaggagGGTTATAAGGGAGGgacgattcaaccaaggtgcagtatagcactgaggaaacacacatccttcctctagtttctgaatgcttcctgcccccccttactccccccaccatgacccagttctaccttacgaatctggctagaccagagaacacacattggtacagataagagctcttgacgcttcttcaggacagataaacccctcaggaacagtagtgggagtagcaatatcatgagagtaggggaatggtcagggagggggaagggtgagaaatggggaacccaacaccaggttggatatatagccccaccccacactccgaagaggacggataacagaaatgtgggtgaagggagacaacggactgtgtaagatacaaaataataataacaatatataattgaccaaggattcaggagggtgggggagggaggggaacaagaggagcttatatcaagggctcaagtagataatgctttggaaattatgatggcaacatatgtacaacatatgtgcaaataagcttggtacaattggtgtatggaatgttataagaactgtaagagttcccaataaaattatgtatatatacatgtgtgtgtgtgtgtgtgtgtgtgtgtgtgtgtaagagttgACGTAGTGGCTGTAACAAGCTCAGACACAGCCAGCATTGTGAGGAGAGTGAAGGACGGCTCAACGTTTGGTTCTGTGGAACCCACTtggcagcacctgacaacaagatCCAAGAGTGGGTTGGAGCTATTTGAGGGAGAACCTGGTCCCCCAGAATGAGACATGGACTCTAGGCGATTGCTTCTTTGTTCACGGAGAAAAGGTCAAGATGTCCTGAAATGGGCTGAGTACGAGATCAGTCTGTTAAGTTCTCCCTGGAGAGGCGACTGAAATGAACTGGGAGATGCTCTGCGGATAGACAGGAGGGAGCCCGTGGCCGGGCAGATGCTGGGCGTGGGGTGAGGaatggaggtgggagaaaggtggaCTCACAAGGCGAGGAGAATCTAGAGGTGGGCTGGTTTGATTCCTTCTTACTCCGCAAGTAGCTCCCTATCGTCGTCCTGCTGGTCAGGCTGGTGGATCAAGGGCACAAGCTATTGGGCTGCGacctacaaggtcagcggttcgacaCCACCaacctctccgagggagaaagacggggctttctccccccataaagaatgacaatcttggaaatccacaggggtgggTCTACCTTGACCCACGAGTCACAGTGGTTGGATGGCAGTGCGGTCGGTTTGGGGGTTTGGTAGAGAATCTTAACTCTGGTTCTTTCTAAAGCCCGGATAGACAGACACGTGGGAGCATCAGAGGGAAGGGATGGGGGAGAAATGACAGAAACAAGGTGCAAGAGAACATCAATAGGGGGGAAGACCCCAGTTAGGGAGAAACTAGGAGATGAGGAGGCAATGTGGGAAAAGAaggcagaggaagaggaggatgggAGAGAAGATAGAGTGGGAAGCtcccagaagaggaggaggaggaggagggaggcatAGGCGCAGGCTACGGCATTTGGGCAGACGTTGGTCTTAGTGTGAGGATGCTGGGGAGAGAGTGATGGCTGAATTTTCAGAGGGAGTCTGTTCTGGGCAGCCTTGGGGAGACAGGGGTGGGGGGTCCTACTTACCCAGACTGCAGCGGCTGGCTGTCACTCCTCTGGACCCGGCTTTGAGCTGTTGATTGGGCAGAAGGGAGACGGGAtctgagctgggggtggggagctctCTCTGGCTCTGGGTGTGCAGTCTGGCTAGGCACCAGGAGGAGGTTGAGGGGGAAAGGATTGCAGCAAAGAGCGAGGAACAAGAAGAGAAGGTGCTCTTTTCTGGAGGAGCGAGTGAACACTGGGGGAGACAGGGAGGGACAAGGACAGACTCCACAGACAGATAAGAAGGACGTATATGGAGATCGCAGAGGCCAGCTGTGTAACAGGGACCGGGGAGAGTGGGTGATATTCCAAGTCCCAGTAGAGAAGCTGGACGCCTAGAGGGATATGGGAAGAAGAGCTATGGATCCCAGAAGGCAGTGGTGGGAGAgacgcccccccccaccttcaaGAGGACTAAGGGTTAGTGAGGACCACAGACAGGGGACAGACTGGTGATCAGGGGTGGACTTGGagagatggtgggggtggggggagagacacACAATGAGATAGGGTCAAGGGCAGAGGCTGGGGAAGACACAGAGCAGAAGGGCAAggcagagaaagacagggattccaGGGAGGAATGGGAGTCCCAAGACATGGGAGCtagggagaggggtgggaggcagggagagGTGGGCATAGAGGAGAGTCTGGGTGAGGAGAGAATGGGGGATAGGTGTCAGAGAGAGAAATGAGGGACCAGAAATGGGGGATAGGGGTCAGAGAGGAGTCAGAGGAGAAATGAGGGACCACAGCCTGCTAGAACCTGGGAACCATGGGCTGCACCGTATGACGCCCAGAgacttggggggtagggggggaagggaggaggccaGAGCCCAGGGAAGGCAAGTGTCCCAGTAGTACCATGACAAGGGCCAGCCTCCTCGGCCCCTTCCATAACCTCCGGGCCAAAATAAATCTCTTTGGATTGTCTCCACTACAAGTAGGACCAACCCAAGTTGAGGTGCCAGTCCATGAACTCCTATGCGTGTGGTCTCCAAACCAACACGCGTGCACATTTCACAGTCATAGGGGAGCGTGAGATGATGTGCCGGTGTCATGGTCATCATCGTCGGGCCATTAAGAGAGTGATTAGATGTGTGAGATGTGGGGGAGGGACCGAGGCAGAGGGAGGCTCAGAAGTGGAGACACCCAAGTCCTCGCCGGAACTGAGATTCCTCGTCCCTGCTTGACTGATGGATCATCCGCCAAAGGGCAGCAGGCATGGGAGCTATAGGGGGCAGGGTGCTCCTACAGGTCACCGCCACCCAGAGAGGACATTCCTCGCCCTAGTCCTATATCTTTCCCCTATGTTGGCAGAAGTCCCACCCTCTCCAGGAGGAAGCAGGGTGTCCAGGCTCCCTGGGGGAGTGCCGATCTCAGGCAGGGGCGCCTGGGACACCTGCCCACATCTGGGCACGGAGTGAGGTTCGGAATCCCAACAGCCCCATGGGACTTTTCCCCTCCTGACTCTAAGTGGGCTGAGAAGGCTCTGGTGCGGGTTTTGCATAAGCCATTCATAAAAGTGTtgtgtggggttgggggtggtgggatGATGTGGGGGGGGTGTTCAGGGAGATGAGCCCATCAGAAAGGAGGGGACCAACTTATTTCCCCAAGCTCTAATCCAGGGGGTCCTCGCAAAATATCCCAGGGAAACAGTTGAGGGGCCCTGGACAAGGCGGTGGGGAAGGGATGAGCAAAGGCCCCACACCCCTACCTCCATCACCTCGCCGACAATGTCCCTGACTAGATGTTTATCTCCCCCACGAAGCTGGGGACCATTCCTCTGACAATTCCCTGGGCTCTGGAAGCCAAGAAAGCAGAGATTTACCGTCACCACACCCGAAGACGGACATTCCATGGCCGCTGACAGAACAATGCCACCCATTCCACTTGGTA
The sequence above is drawn from the Tenrec ecaudatus isolate mTenEca1 chromosome 18, mTenEca1.hap1, whole genome shotgun sequence genome and encodes:
- the LOC142431584 gene encoding insulin growth factor-like family member 3, whose amino-acid sequence is MPGLWSCRPAPQCGEEIYNPLEQCCDSGVLRLLNQTHLCGPKCTFWPCFELCCPDSYGPQKMFVVRLKVRGAKSQCLSSPISRFCASLGPSRFLQLKMDS